Proteins found in one Tsukamurella paurometabola DSM 20162 genomic segment:
- a CDS encoding alpha/beta hydrolase: MMSGVAILAAVAVSAAPVSAAPDWSGLDAAGYSGAVPQRGGVLITSVPLAPALSLPEAGTARRVLYSTTDQHGRPATSTGAIFTPKGTPPAGGWPVIAWAHGTVGLGDGCAPSANPRSARDAQYLGHWLQQGYAIVASDYAGLGTPGLMSYLNSVATAHSVVDSVVSAQADRSLNLAKKWALVGQSQGGGAAINSARWATRFSAGSGLDYRGVVATGTPFKIEEIIKKAGPGFTLPAGLGSAATAYTAYILAGFREANPGLNVDSVLSPKGKDAAAKAEVQCYAQLSDSLTGASPTGFFTKDIASLPGASEALDRYMGTPTSGYDRPVFLGVGLRDRDVPVASSIALAAALRQSGTDVELHQYPNADHGGAVLESMKDSTPFLARIFA, from the coding sequence ATGATGTCCGGAGTCGCGATTCTGGCGGCTGTCGCGGTCTCGGCGGCGCCCGTCTCGGCGGCGCCGGACTGGTCCGGTCTCGACGCGGCCGGATACAGCGGGGCGGTTCCGCAGCGCGGCGGGGTGCTGATCACCTCCGTGCCCCTTGCCCCCGCGCTCTCGCTGCCGGAGGCCGGTACCGCGAGGCGGGTCCTGTACTCGACCACCGATCAGCACGGTCGGCCCGCGACCAGCACCGGAGCGATCTTCACGCCGAAGGGCACGCCCCCGGCGGGCGGCTGGCCCGTGATCGCGTGGGCGCACGGCACCGTCGGTCTCGGCGACGGTTGCGCACCGTCCGCCAATCCCCGTTCGGCACGTGATGCCCAGTACCTCGGGCACTGGCTGCAGCAGGGGTACGCCATCGTCGCCTCGGACTACGCCGGGCTGGGTACGCCCGGCCTGATGAGTTACCTCAACAGCGTCGCGACCGCACACAGCGTGGTCGATTCGGTGGTCTCCGCGCAGGCCGACCGGTCGCTGAACCTGGCCAAGAAGTGGGCGCTCGTCGGGCAGTCGCAGGGCGGCGGCGCGGCGATCAACAGCGCGCGATGGGCTACTCGGTTCAGCGCGGGCAGCGGACTGGATTACCGAGGCGTGGTCGCGACCGGGACGCCGTTCAAGATCGAGGAGATCATCAAGAAGGCCGGGCCCGGATTCACGCTGCCCGCAGGGCTGGGCTCGGCTGCCACCGCGTATACCGCGTACATCCTCGCCGGGTTCCGCGAGGCGAACCCGGGCTTGAACGTGGATTCGGTACTCAGCCCGAAGGGGAAGGACGCCGCCGCGAAGGCCGAGGTGCAGTGTTATGCGCAACTCAGCGATTCGCTGACCGGAGCATCGCCCACCGGGTTCTTCACCAAGGACATCGCCTCGCTGCCCGGGGCATCCGAGGCGCTCGACCGGTACATGGGCACGCCGACATCCGGGTACGACCGGCCGGTGTTCCTCGGTGTCGGCCTGCGCGACCGGGATGTGCCCGTCGCCTCGTCGATCGCGCTGGCGGCCGCCTTACGTCAGAGCGGCACCGACGTCGAGTTGCATCAGTACCCGAATGCCGACCACGGCGGAGCCGTCCTGGAGTCGATGAAGGACTCCACGCCCTTCCTCGCGCGGATCTTCGCGTAG
- a CDS encoding FAS1-like dehydratase domain-containing protein — protein MTTEGVRSFGRATGCWHTPSPSLGIPPDDTPVPSTLLAAPTLHAVAAVVAQQISSPNMSRILHAGQSYTYIEHPRIGDRVDIGARLVERTHRGGADFFVVETGAYVDGALRITGTSRIVYAGDADDVLTLSDAVVDEVMLAGTGPSAQRAHS, from the coding sequence GTGACCACCGAGGGCGTGCGCAGCTTCGGCCGTGCGACAGGGTGCTGGCACACTCCCTCGCCCTCACTCGGGATCCCGCCGGACGACACTCCGGTGCCGTCGACCCTGCTCGCCGCGCCCACCCTGCACGCGGTGGCCGCGGTAGTCGCCCAGCAGATCAGCAGCCCGAACATGTCGCGCATCTTGCATGCCGGCCAGTCGTACACGTACATCGAGCATCCCCGAATCGGCGACCGGGTCGACATCGGCGCACGACTGGTGGAGCGAACCCACCGCGGCGGCGCCGACTTCTTCGTCGTCGAGACCGGTGCGTACGTCGACGGTGCGCTACGAATCACCGGCACCAGCCGCATCGTCTACGCGGGCGACGCCGACGACGTGTTGACGCTCAGCGATGCCGTGGTCGACGAGGTCATGCTGGCCGGCACCGGCCCGAGTGCGCAGCGCGCACACTCCTGA
- a CDS encoding response regulator: MTDEIRVLVVDDDFRVAAMHAKIVDTMPGLVTVGSARTVSEARAVIARERVDLALVDVYLPDGSGIDLVRELRCDAFILGAADDAASIRAGFAAGALQYLIKPFPATELARRIGGYTSYRRIVDGGAITQEQIDAAASALRSERVVPKRDDGGSVTERRIVDALRDAGSPLLADEIAERVGVSPATARRYLADQVRAGTLTMALQYGTTGRPRQRYALA, translated from the coding sequence ATGACTGACGAGATCCGAGTCCTCGTGGTGGACGATGACTTCCGCGTCGCCGCCATGCACGCCAAGATCGTCGACACCATGCCAGGTCTCGTCACGGTGGGATCGGCCCGCACGGTGTCCGAGGCTCGTGCGGTCATCGCGCGCGAGCGCGTCGACCTGGCGCTCGTCGATGTCTATCTGCCCGACGGATCCGGCATCGATCTCGTCCGTGAATTGCGCTGCGACGCCTTCATCCTGGGCGCCGCCGACGACGCCGCCAGTATCCGCGCCGGATTCGCAGCGGGCGCCTTGCAGTACCTGATCAAACCCTTCCCTGCTACCGAACTCGCCCGCCGCATAGGCGGATACACCTCGTACCGTCGCATCGTCGACGGTGGGGCGATCACCCAGGAGCAGATCGATGCCGCCGCCTCGGCGCTTCGATCCGAACGCGTCGTCCCGAAGCGGGATGATGGCGGTTCGGTGACCGAACGGCGGATCGTCGACGCGCTGCGCGACGCCGGAAGCCCGCTTCTCGCCGACGAGATCGCCGAGAGGGTGGGGGTCTCACCCGCCACGGCGCGCCGCTACCTCGCCGATCAGGTCCGCGCCGGAACACTCACGATGGCATTGCAATACGGCACCACGGGGCGTCCCCGGCAGCGATATGCACTGGCCTGA
- a CDS encoding CitMHS family transporter — MLTVLGLTMVAAFMVVIMTRRATPIVALIAVPVIFGLLAGAGTGIGKMITDGIKDLAPTAAMLFFAIVFFGVMIDVGLFDPVVRAVVRLVRDDPARLVLGTAVLAGVVSLDGDGSTTFIVTTSALLPLYLKLGVSPVALTVVAGLANGTMNILPWGGPTARAAAALKISPSEVFVPMIPSLIAGMVLVLAFAWHLGLMERKRIGTITVRERVLAGVGGGATGGPTPPAAPTGAPVARGTGGAGHRETDLGGVDETAQETGAAASALTAASGEFARPKLLWFNAALTAALLSVLTLDLLPIPVLFMIAAAIALIVNFPKVAEQQEAITRHSSSIVSVVGMVFAAAVLTGVFKGTGMVEAVAAWVTSIIPSSMGPHLAVITGVLSIPFTFLMSNDAFYFGILPVLSETASNYGISAAEMARASITGQPFHMQSPLVPAILLLVALAGVGLADHHKKVLWRAAAVSILMLVVGVGLGQIPF, encoded by the coding sequence ATGCTGACAGTCCTGGGACTCACCATGGTGGCGGCCTTCATGGTCGTCATCATGACCCGCCGAGCGACGCCGATCGTCGCACTGATCGCCGTGCCGGTGATCTTCGGTCTGCTCGCGGGTGCCGGTACCGGGATCGGAAAGATGATCACCGACGGCATCAAGGACTTGGCGCCGACCGCGGCCATGCTGTTCTTCGCCATCGTCTTCTTCGGCGTGATGATCGATGTGGGTCTCTTCGACCCGGTCGTCCGCGCCGTCGTGCGGCTCGTGCGCGACGATCCGGCCCGGCTGGTCCTGGGCACCGCCGTCCTGGCGGGGGTCGTGTCACTCGACGGCGACGGCTCCACCACGTTCATCGTCACCACCTCCGCACTACTGCCTCTCTACCTCAAACTCGGAGTCAGCCCGGTGGCGCTCACCGTGGTCGCCGGTCTCGCCAACGGCACCATGAACATCCTCCCGTGGGGAGGACCGACCGCCCGCGCCGCTGCAGCCCTGAAGATCTCACCGTCGGAGGTCTTCGTGCCGATGATCCCCTCGCTCATCGCGGGCATGGTGCTGGTGCTCGCCTTCGCCTGGCACCTGGGTCTGATGGAGCGCAAGCGGATCGGCACGATCACGGTGCGCGAGCGGGTGCTGGCGGGTGTCGGAGGCGGGGCGACCGGTGGCCCCACGCCGCCCGCGGCCCCGACTGGCGCGCCGGTTGCGCGAGGTACCGGCGGTGCGGGCCACCGGGAGACGGACCTCGGGGGAGTCGATGAGACTGCGCAGGAAACCGGTGCTGCCGCGTCGGCACTGACCGCCGCGTCCGGCGAGTTCGCGCGGCCGAAGCTGCTGTGGTTCAACGCTGCCCTCACCGCCGCTCTGCTCTCGGTGCTCACTCTGGATCTGCTGCCGATCCCGGTGTTGTTCATGATCGCCGCGGCCATCGCTCTCATCGTCAACTTCCCGAAGGTTGCTGAGCAGCAGGAGGCCATCACCCGGCACTCCAGTTCGATCGTCTCCGTCGTCGGGATGGTGTTCGCCGCGGCGGTGTTGACCGGTGTCTTCAAGGGCACCGGCATGGTCGAAGCGGTCGCGGCCTGGGTCACGAGCATCATTCCGTCGTCGATGGGGCCGCACCTCGCGGTGATCACCGGCGTGTTGTCGATCCCGTTCACCTTCCTGATGTCCAACGACGCCTTCTACTTCGGGATCCTGCCTGTGCTGTCCGAGACTGCGAGCAACTACGGCATCAGCGCCGCTGAGATGGCCCGTGCTTCGATCACGGGTCAGCCCTTCCACATGCAGAGCCCGCTGGTTCCTGCGATCCTGCTGCTGGTCGCGTTGGCGGGCGTCGGGCTCGCCGACCACCACAAGAAGGTGCTGTGGCGTGCCGCCGCGGTGTCGATCCTGATGCTGGTGGTGGGCGTCGGGCTCGGCCAGATCCCTTTCTGA
- a CDS encoding sensor histidine kinase, giving the protein MPGFRLRTQILLLQVVIIIASLGAGFGIVLHRVQTETRAEYGHRAQAIAETVASDTDVRSGASVQSAARRQGHPATPAELSAGPLQHQAQTVTDRTGVLFVVIADDAGYRIAHPDPAELGKPLSTDPSIALAGGVEVTEQRGTLGDSVRAKAPVYGPDGAVVGLVSVGVPMGTVADAARRALLLLIGLAALALVVGIIGSGLLARRWRRLTLGLEPEEMAELIREQDAVLHSGSEGVIAIDADGVARVINERARELLGVTAEPGTPLAGLGLTTRVAGVVANPTERPVAAAVNERVVLVASRRVHREGRDLGTVLTAVDRTDIEALTRELDSVQAMSAALRAQRHESANRVHVVAGLLRDGRTDEALAYLDEVAGRAGVTPVSGLDRLDEPHLKAFVAAKAARAHERGVALRVGADTALVGVLTHPVDTTTLVGNLIDNAIDAAADAGEPREVELDVLRDGVDLAIVVSDSGPGFVIDDPFAEGISTRADPTVPGGRGLGLAIARQVARGHGGDVTVVSRGGAGADEPTTVMATLPEGVRDDD; this is encoded by the coding sequence ATGCCCGGGTTCAGGCTGCGCACGCAGATCCTCCTCCTCCAGGTGGTGATCATCATCGCGAGCCTGGGCGCGGGCTTCGGTATCGTGCTGCATCGGGTGCAGACGGAGACCCGCGCCGAGTACGGGCATCGTGCCCAGGCGATCGCCGAAACCGTCGCCTCCGACACCGATGTCCGATCGGGCGCCTCGGTGCAGTCCGCGGCCCGCAGGCAGGGGCACCCCGCGACGCCGGCGGAACTCAGCGCGGGGCCGCTCCAGCACCAGGCTCAGACGGTCACCGACCGGACCGGTGTGCTGTTCGTGGTGATCGCCGACGACGCGGGCTACCGGATCGCCCACCCGGACCCGGCCGAGTTGGGCAAGCCACTGAGTACTGACCCGTCGATCGCTCTCGCAGGTGGGGTCGAAGTCACGGAACAACGAGGCACCCTGGGCGATTCGGTGCGTGCCAAGGCGCCGGTCTACGGCCCGGACGGAGCCGTGGTCGGCCTGGTCAGCGTCGGCGTGCCGATGGGCACCGTCGCCGACGCCGCTCGCCGGGCACTCCTGTTGCTGATCGGGCTGGCAGCACTGGCCCTCGTGGTCGGGATCATCGGTTCCGGGCTGCTCGCCCGACGCTGGCGCCGGCTCACCCTCGGACTCGAACCCGAGGAGATGGCCGAGCTGATCCGCGAACAGGACGCGGTGCTGCACTCCGGATCCGAAGGGGTGATCGCGATCGACGCCGATGGAGTCGCGCGGGTGATCAACGAACGCGCTCGCGAGCTGCTCGGTGTCACAGCGGAACCCGGGACGCCGCTGGCCGGACTCGGTCTCACGACTCGCGTCGCCGGAGTGGTCGCGAACCCGACCGAGCGACCGGTCGCGGCGGCCGTGAACGAACGGGTGGTGCTCGTCGCTTCGCGGCGCGTGCATCGAGAAGGCAGAGACCTGGGCACCGTGCTCACCGCCGTGGACCGCACCGATATCGAGGCGCTGACGAGGGAACTGGACTCGGTGCAGGCGATGAGTGCAGCGCTGCGAGCGCAGCGTCACGAGTCCGCGAACCGGGTACATGTGGTGGCCGGGCTGCTCCGGGACGGGCGGACCGACGAGGCTCTCGCCTATCTCGACGAGGTCGCCGGACGGGCGGGCGTCACGCCGGTCTCGGGTTTGGACCGGCTCGACGAACCGCACCTGAAGGCCTTCGTCGCGGCGAAGGCCGCCCGCGCTCACGAACGCGGGGTCGCGCTGCGGGTCGGCGCCGATACGGCCCTGGTCGGTGTGCTCACCCACCCGGTCGACACCACGACTCTGGTCGGCAACCTGATCGACAACGCGATCGACGCGGCCGCCGATGCCGGTGAACCCCGCGAGGTGGAGCTCGACGTGTTGCGCGACGGAGTCGACCTCGCGATCGTGGTCTCCGACAGCGGCCCCGGCTTCGTCATCGACGATCCGTTCGCCGAGGGAATCTCCACTCGTGCCGATCCGACCGTGCCCGGTGGGCGTGGGCTCGGGCTCGCGATCGCGCGACAGGTCGCCCGGGGCCACGGCGGCGATGTCACCGTCGTCTCACGGGGCGGCGCCGGTGCCGACGAACCCACCACCGTGATGGCCACCCTCCCGGAGGGAGTGCGCGATGATGACTGA
- a CDS encoding carbohydrate-binding domain-containing protein gives MIRQPVLIRTTAILFTTILMTSVIAGTAAAAQTTITPSAMRTNSLLAGGPTYDPTAGTVMRLSNNGTITMPIAPAGTATLTVRARADLCKGSPVATLKAGGAILGTIDVTSSSWATYRVSGTVPPGPNTLTIEYANDYFEFLRCDRNLYVASVTIDDAGAPESCPANQFRARYFNNTTATGSPVAVQCENAPGGSFTGSPLPGVNADNFSVEYSGAIDVPATADHIVSTTLGNVGARVWIDDDMVLDKWTPQWGTTNITRPMTQGRHQVRATYFNTSGIAHFGLSLPRATPGPASNNGNYFAADSFWNRPVPPNAIVDPRSAGWITTLDSTTSDGVWINSTDWSTTVYNAPPGTPTTNITVTNSNRTVTIPYLPSYQPTRDADAHLAVIDDATGCLYEFQSFNASAKSAIAQATYKAYTGSGGHTAGPSHAGGEFSYLAGMITPQDVASGVIDHALRYAIPLGAPSYVYPGTRTDGSTIGGVPQGTRLQLDPNLDLNQFGLSPFQLMVARALQQYGGYNADGASGVFALYARSTVDGTTYPQPIQPLPDALVRHMRFLAPSTSSTEIYLDRADDPTCNQQR, from the coding sequence ATGATTCGCCAACCCGTTCTGATCCGCACGACCGCAATACTTTTCACGACGATCCTCATGACCAGCGTGATCGCCGGCACGGCCGCGGCCGCCCAGACGACGATCACCCCCTCGGCAATGCGCACCAACTCGCTGCTCGCAGGTGGCCCCACCTACGACCCCACTGCGGGCACGGTGATGCGACTGTCGAACAACGGGACGATCACGATGCCCATCGCCCCCGCGGGAACGGCGACACTCACCGTGCGCGCTCGTGCCGATCTGTGCAAGGGATCACCCGTCGCCACACTGAAAGCCGGCGGCGCGATCCTCGGCACGATCGACGTCACATCGAGCAGCTGGGCCACCTACCGGGTGAGCGGCACGGTGCCACCCGGGCCGAACACTCTCACGATCGAGTACGCGAACGACTACTTCGAGTTCCTCCGCTGCGACCGAAACCTGTACGTGGCGTCCGTGACGATCGACGACGCCGGCGCCCCGGAATCGTGCCCTGCCAACCAGTTCCGCGCACGTTACTTCAACAACACGACGGCGACAGGAAGCCCGGTCGCCGTCCAGTGCGAGAACGCTCCGGGCGGCTCCTTCACCGGATCGCCACTGCCCGGCGTGAACGCCGACAACTTCTCTGTGGAGTACTCCGGTGCGATCGACGTCCCCGCGACCGCCGACCACATCGTCTCCACCACACTCGGCAACGTGGGAGCACGGGTATGGATCGATGACGACATGGTGCTCGACAAGTGGACCCCACAGTGGGGAACCACGAACATCACGAGGCCGATGACACAGGGCCGCCATCAGGTTCGCGCCACCTACTTCAATACATCCGGTATCGCACACTTCGGCTTATCGCTTCCGCGCGCGACGCCGGGGCCGGCCTCCAACAACGGTAACTACTTCGCGGCCGATTCGTTCTGGAACCGACCGGTGCCGCCGAACGCCATCGTCGACCCGCGCAGCGCGGGGTGGATCACCACCTTGGACAGCACGACCTCCGATGGCGTGTGGATCAACAGCACCGACTGGTCGACCACCGTCTACAACGCACCGCCCGGCACGCCGACCACCAATATCACCGTGACCAACTCCAACCGCACAGTGACCATTCCGTATCTCCCGTCGTACCAGCCGACCCGGGACGCGGACGCTCATCTCGCGGTGATCGACGATGCCACCGGTTGCCTCTACGAATTCCAGTCCTTCAACGCCTCTGCCAAATCGGCGATCGCGCAGGCCACGTACAAGGCGTACACCGGCTCCGGCGGGCACACGGCCGGACCGTCCCACGCCGGCGGCGAGTTCTCGTACCTCGCAGGCATGATCACTCCACAGGACGTGGCATCGGGTGTCATCGATCACGCCCTGCGGTACGCGATCCCGCTGGGCGCGCCGTCGTACGTCTACCCCGGCACCCGGACCGACGGTTCGACGATCGGCGGAGTTCCCCAGGGAACACGCCTGCAGCTCGACCCGAATCTCGACCTGAACCAGTTCGGCCTTTCTCCGTTCCAACTGATGGTGGCGCGGGCCCTACAGCAGTACGGCGGGTATAACGCCGATGGGGCTTCAGGCGTCTTCGCCCTGTACGCACGGAGCACCGTGGACGGAACCACCTACCCGCAACCCATCCAACCCCTCCCTGACGCTCTCGTCCGGCACATGCGATTCCTCGCGCCGTCGACGTCGTCGACGGAGATCTACCTGGACCGTGCCGACGACCCCACTTGCAACCAACAGCGCTAA
- a CDS encoding ABC transporter permease, with amino-acid sequence MTAQADSVTAHDGAATGYSPGRTLTVRVELARQFRRRRTLVMAALLAALPIVLIVALAVGSDDEGRRGGRPSMFDVATASGLNLTATVLIAGTGFLLVIPVALFFGDAIASEADWSSLRYLLAAPVPRTRLLITKAIVALILSVAAVALLTAVAVIAGTIAYGWGPLQSPTGTSLPAGEALWRLLAAAAFIIGSELATAGLALWLSTRTDAPLAAVGGAVGLTVIGSVLDQVTALGGLRAALPAHWQYAWTDLLQPSIEWAGMAQGLSLSVSIAVIFLALAVRGFRSKDIVS; translated from the coding sequence ATGACCGCACAGGCCGATTCCGTGACGGCACACGACGGGGCTGCCACGGGATACTCCCCTGGGCGCACGCTGACGGTGCGGGTGGAACTGGCGCGCCAGTTCCGGCGACGCCGGACTCTGGTGATGGCCGCGCTGCTGGCAGCGCTGCCCATCGTGCTCATCGTGGCGCTCGCCGTGGGCAGCGACGATGAAGGACGGCGCGGCGGGCGACCCTCGATGTTCGATGTCGCCACGGCGTCCGGACTGAACCTGACCGCGACGGTGCTCATCGCGGGAACCGGCTTCCTGCTGGTGATCCCGGTGGCACTGTTCTTCGGCGATGCGATCGCCTCGGAAGCCGACTGGTCGTCGCTGCGATACCTACTGGCGGCCCCGGTCCCCCGCACCCGACTGCTGATCACCAAGGCGATCGTGGCGCTGATCCTGTCGGTGGCGGCGGTCGCACTGCTCACCGCGGTCGCGGTGATCGCGGGAACGATCGCCTACGGCTGGGGCCCGCTCCAATCGCCCACGGGTACCTCGCTCCCCGCGGGCGAGGCGCTGTGGCGACTCCTCGCCGCCGCGGCCTTCATCATCGGCTCGGAACTCGCCACCGCCGGTCTGGCGCTGTGGCTCTCGACCCGCACCGATGCACCGCTCGCAGCCGTCGGTGGTGCGGTCGGCCTCACCGTGATCGGCAGCGTGCTCGATCAAGTCACCGCCCTGGGCGGGCTTCGGGCCGCGCTGCCCGCACACTGGCAGTACGCCTGGACCGATCTGCTCCAGCCTTCGATCGAGTGGGCGGGTATGGCACAGGGCCTGTCCCTCTCGGTGAGTATCGCGGTGATCTTCCTCGCACTCGCGGTGCGCGGCTTCCGCTCCAAGGACATCGTGAGCTGA
- a CDS encoding S9 family peptidase → MALPDIITIEEFFDSPVRAAAKISPDGTRLAFLAPWENRLNVWIEELDGDAPARCVTADATRSVQMYHWTDDPRWLLYLQDRGGDERWHLHRVDLENPDTPAVDLTPFDGATAFLMELPTSRPGTAIVSLNNRKVDEFDVFEIDIATGALTLVERNPGNVAGWVYGDGNLFAATQDEDGDIEICRWDSQERALRPLARFDGADYPLGIFPITATPDGDLWIGSSTGTDRTRVVRLDVNTGTEIEVDSHPTLDLDTTGLVSPVLPSPLILDRATGELLGVRYLGERQEIHALDIGFAEVLAGIRALSDGDVGALSSDREGRRWVVSFVHDRDPGVTYLYDHGTGESRLLFRPFPHLDPELLAPMTPVTIPARDGLALPGFLTLPVGIEPTNLPLVLLVHGGPWYRDSWGYQGAVQMLANRGYAVLQVNFRGSTGYGKAFTKAAIGEFAAAMHDDLIDGVNWAVGHGYADPARVAIFGGSYGGYAALVGVTFTPDVFAAAIDYVGISSLPNFMRTAPETARPYLTNNWYLYVGDPADPVQEADMLARSPITRVDRIRTPLFVVQGANDPRVVQAESDNLVEALRARGGDVDYMIKSDEGHGFVNPENVMDMYRATERFLARHLGGRSVDQP, encoded by the coding sequence ATGGCACTGCCGGACATCATCACCATCGAGGAGTTCTTCGACTCTCCCGTCCGCGCGGCGGCCAAGATCTCGCCCGATGGCACACGCCTGGCCTTCCTCGCGCCGTGGGAGAACCGGCTCAATGTGTGGATCGAGGAGCTCGACGGCGACGCGCCAGCTCGCTGCGTGACCGCGGACGCGACCCGCAGTGTGCAGATGTACCACTGGACCGACGATCCGCGATGGTTGCTCTACCTGCAGGACCGGGGCGGTGACGAGCGCTGGCACCTGCATCGCGTCGATCTCGAGAATCCCGATACGCCCGCCGTCGACCTGACCCCGTTCGACGGGGCCACCGCCTTTCTCATGGAGCTACCGACCTCGCGGCCGGGGACCGCGATCGTCTCGCTCAACAACCGCAAGGTCGATGAGTTCGACGTGTTCGAGATCGACATCGCCACGGGCGCGCTGACCCTGGTCGAGCGCAACCCGGGAAACGTCGCCGGGTGGGTCTACGGCGACGGGAACCTGTTCGCCGCCACCCAGGACGAGGACGGTGATATCGAGATCTGCCGCTGGGATTCGCAGGAGCGCGCGTTGCGGCCCCTCGCTCGGTTCGACGGTGCCGACTACCCACTGGGCATCTTCCCGATCACTGCCACCCCTGACGGTGACCTGTGGATCGGATCCAGCACCGGCACGGACCGCACGCGGGTCGTGCGCCTCGACGTCAATACCGGCACCGAGATCGAGGTGGACAGTCACCCGACTCTCGACCTCGACACCACCGGTCTGGTCTCGCCGGTGTTGCCCTCACCGCTCATCCTCGACCGCGCGACCGGCGAACTGCTGGGTGTGCGCTACCTCGGCGAGCGCCAGGAGATCCATGCCCTCGATATCGGATTCGCCGAGGTCCTCGCCGGAATCAGGGCGCTGTCCGACGGTGACGTGGGCGCGCTCTCGTCCGATCGGGAAGGCCGGCGTTGGGTGGTCTCGTTCGTGCACGACCGCGACCCCGGCGTCACCTATCTCTACGACCACGGGACGGGGGAGTCCCGCCTGCTGTTTCGCCCGTTCCCGCATCTCGATCCGGAACTGCTCGCGCCGATGACACCGGTCACGATCCCCGCGCGGGACGGCCTCGCGCTGCCCGGCTTCCTCACCCTCCCGGTCGGTATCGAACCGACGAACCTGCCGCTCGTCCTGCTGGTGCACGGCGGCCCGTGGTACCGCGACTCGTGGGGCTACCAGGGCGCTGTCCAGATGTTGGCCAACCGCGGATATGCCGTGCTCCAGGTGAACTTCCGAGGGTCGACGGGCTACGGGAAGGCGTTCACCAAGGCCGCGATCGGCGAGTTCGCGGCCGCGATGCACGACGACCTCATCGACGGCGTGAACTGGGCGGTGGGCCACGGCTACGCCGATCCCGCGCGGGTCGCGATCTTCGGCGGTTCGTACGGTGGCTACGCGGCACTGGTGGGGGTCACCTTCACCCCGGACGTCTTCGCCGCCGCGATCGACTACGTGGGCATCTCGAGCCTCCCGAACTTCATGCGCACCGCACCTGAGACCGCGCGGCCGTACCTGACCAACAATTGGTACCTGTACGTCGGTGATCCAGCGGACCCGGTGCAGGAGGCCGATATGCTCGCACGGTCGCCGATCACCCGCGTCGACCGCATCCGCACCCCGCTCTTCGTGGTGCAGGGCGCCAATGACCCCAGGGTGGTGCAGGCGGAGTCGGACAACCTCGTGGAGGCTTTGCGTGCGCGTGGTGGCGACGTCGACTACATGATCAAATCCGATGAGGGCCATGGTTTCGTGAACCCGGAGAACGTGATGGACATGTACCGCGCGACCGAGCGGTTCCTGGCCCGCCATCTCGGCGGGCGGAGTGTGGATCAGCCCTGA
- a CDS encoding MerR family transcriptional regulator, producing the protein MPWSTRELADLAGTTVRAVRHYHHVGLLDEPVRQSNGYKQYGVGHLLRLVRIKRLSELGFSLQQIAGMGDAQTLSAGAVQALDAELAESIDRMQQVRDELASLQSAEMPTDLPAEVAEYVTDMSDADRSLIVVMTRVLGPSGITAYADMLRYSSRLGPDADPTGPEFDALPADADEATRLSLAERMLPYSIALIDNNPAVATATLESPGGAGHFARTIAEAMRDVYNPAQLDVLARLGVLMDAHRAATAPSDQG; encoded by the coding sequence ATGCCCTGGAGCACCAGAGAGCTGGCCGATCTCGCGGGCACGACGGTGCGCGCGGTGCGGCACTACCACCACGTCGGCCTGCTCGACGAGCCCGTTCGGCAGAGCAACGGGTACAAGCAGTACGGGGTCGGGCACCTGTTACGGCTGGTGCGGATCAAGCGGCTGTCCGAGCTCGGATTCTCACTCCAACAGATCGCCGGGATGGGTGATGCCCAGACGCTGAGCGCCGGTGCCGTCCAGGCACTGGACGCGGAGCTCGCGGAATCGATCGACCGGATGCAACAGGTGAGAGACGAGCTGGCCTCCCTGCAGAGCGCGGAGATGCCCACAGACCTCCCCGCGGAAGTCGCGGAATACGTCACCGACATGTCGGATGCCGACCGGTCGCTCATCGTGGTGATGACGCGGGTGCTCGGCCCATCCGGGATCACGGCCTACGCGGATATGCTGCGGTACTCGTCGAGGCTCGGTCCGGACGCCGATCCGACCGGACCCGAATTCGACGCCCTACCAGCGGACGCCGATGAGGCGACCCGGCTGTCACTGGCCGAACGAATGCTGCCCTACTCGATCGCCCTCATCGACAACAATCCAGCGGTCGCCACCGCGACCCTGGAATCCCCCGGCGGGGCGGGGCATTTCGCCCGGACGATCGCCGAGGCGATGCGCGATGTCTACAACCCTGCGCAACTGGACGTGTTGGCCCGGCTGGGCGTGTTGATGGACGCGCACCGCGCCGCGACCGCCCCAAGCGATCAGGGCTGA